In Tessaracoccus flavus, the following are encoded in one genomic region:
- a CDS encoding glycosyltransferase family 2 protein: MNTPAISVIVPVYNVAPYLTQCLDSVLAQTFGDFELLLVDDGSTDGSSALCDAYAARDDRVRVVHQPNAGLSAARNAGLKLALGEFITFLDGDDWFDAATLAVARQTALASGADVVL; this comes from the coding sequence ATGAACACGCCCGCGATCAGCGTCATCGTGCCCGTCTACAACGTGGCTCCCTACCTAACTCAGTGCTTGGACAGCGTCTTGGCGCAAACCTTCGGGGACTTCGAACTGCTCCTTGTCGACGACGGATCGACCGATGGCTCCTCAGCCCTGTGTGATGCGTACGCGGCCCGCGACGACCGGGTGCGCGTGGTCCATCAACCCAATGCCGGCCTGTCAGCGGCCCGGAACGCAGGGTTGAAACTGGCGCTCGGGGAGTTCATCACGTTCCTCGACGGCGATGACTGGTTTGACGCGGCGACCCTGGCGGTCGCCCGCCAGACGGCCTTGGCTTCTGGAGCCGACGTTGTGCTGTGA
- a CDS encoding NAD(P)-dependent oxidoreductase, with the protein MEERGVDLRSATGVYSIPVAEWVVTQVLQLYKRSRDFWRHQQEHRWVKNRDLPELAGSTVTIVGFGDIGREVAKRLRGFDVRIVAVNSEDRPSSLADMTFGAADLGAALRIADVVILALPLTPGTRHLIDAAALQLMKPDAVLVDVSRGGIVDQEALLAALDEGRFRGVALDVFEMFALSPLPWQASVAAGPANLAATCYWPCCCSPSSSATSSSRWEWARTGRL; encoded by the coding sequence TTGGAGGAGCGCGGGGTAGACCTGCGTAGCGCCACCGGCGTGTACAGCATTCCGGTGGCAGAATGGGTGGTCACCCAAGTGCTCCAGCTCTACAAGCGCAGCCGCGACTTCTGGCGCCACCAACAGGAGCACCGCTGGGTGAAGAATCGCGACTTGCCGGAACTCGCCGGGTCAACCGTGACGATCGTCGGCTTCGGCGACATCGGGCGCGAGGTGGCCAAGCGCCTCCGGGGATTCGATGTCCGCATCGTGGCGGTGAACTCCGAGGACAGGCCGTCATCGCTGGCCGACATGACGTTCGGCGCCGCCGACCTGGGCGCGGCCTTGAGAATTGCGGACGTGGTGATCCTGGCGCTGCCGTTGACACCGGGGACGAGGCACCTCATCGATGCCGCCGCCCTGCAGCTGATGAAGCCCGACGCCGTCCTGGTCGACGTGTCGCGCGGCGGCATCGTCGATCAAGAGGCGCTCCTCGCAGCGCTCGACGAAGGCCGGTTCCGCGGCGTCGCGCTCGACGTGTTCGAGATGTTCGCCTTGAGTCCATTGCCTTGGCAGGCTTCCGTCGCTGCAGGACCGGCCAACCTCGCCGCGACGTGCTACTGGCCCTGTTGTTGCTCACCATCGTCGTCAGCTACTTCATCTTCTCGCTGGGAGTGGGCACGTACGGGACGGCTATGA